One Paenibacillus sp. FSL W8-0186 genomic window carries:
- a CDS encoding response regulator transcription factor, protein MNSIHLLYIEDDPEIGKWVNETLQDRGYRVTWLTSGEHALEHADSCRLAILDVMLPGLDGFTVGQRLKKQHPNLPILMLSARTSIDDKLQGLEFADDYLTKPFHPDELAARIEVLLRRSGNASPEPLRLRHLLVHERENLIIDQDTGEEILLTGKQFHIFHYLLRHLGQIMTKEQIYEAVWGEPYLEGDKTLMVHIRHLREKIERDPAAPEIIETIRGIGYRVRA, encoded by the coding sequence ATGAATTCCATTCATTTGCTATATATTGAAGACGATCCCGAGATCGGAAAGTGGGTTAACGAAACCCTGCAGGACCGCGGCTACCGCGTAACCTGGCTCACGAGCGGAGAGCATGCCCTGGAACACGCCGATTCCTGCCGGCTCGCCATTCTCGATGTCATGCTGCCCGGCTTGGACGGCTTCACGGTAGGACAGCGGCTCAAGAAGCAGCATCCGAATCTGCCCATATTGATGCTGTCGGCCAGAACCTCGATTGATGATAAGCTGCAAGGCTTGGAATTCGCGGATGACTACCTGACGAAGCCTTTTCATCCGGACGAGCTCGCCGCCCGAATTGAAGTGCTGCTCCGCCGCAGCGGCAATGCTTCCCCGGAACCGCTTAGGCTGCGGCATCTGCTCGTCCATGAACGCGAAAACCTCATTATCGACCAGGACACCGGGGAAGAGATTCTTCTTACCGGGAAACAGTTCCACATCTTTCATTACCTGCTGCGCCACCTCGGCCAAATCATGACGAAGGAGCAAATTTATGAAGCCGTTTGGGGAGAGCCCTATCTGGAAGGCGATAAGACCCTAATGGTACATATTCGGCATTTACGGGAAAAAATCGAGCGTGATCCCGCCGCCCCGGAAATTATCGAAACAATCCGCGGCATCGGATACAGGGTGCGGGCATGA
- a CDS encoding DUF1858 domain-containing protein — protein sequence MGKKIDLHKTVYELCTADPEIIDIMVGLGFEQLAKPGMLQSAGRFMTIPQGARLRKVELDAIKDAFRAKGYEITE from the coding sequence ATGGGGAAAAAGATCGATTTGCATAAAACAGTCTACGAGTTATGCACGGCCGATCCTGAAATCATCGATATCATGGTGGGCTTAGGCTTCGAGCAGCTGGCCAAGCCGGGGATGCTGCAGAGCGCGGGGCGCTTTATGACGATCCCCCAGGGAGCCAGGCTGCGCAAGGTGGAGCTCGATGCGATCAAGGACGCGTTCCGCGCCAAGGGCTATGAAATCACGGAGTGA
- a CDS encoding DUF438 domain-containing protein: MSEMINNREHAVREQGRRQELLKQIIKELHEGKSVEEVKTRFEEAVGDVTVAEISAMEQALMEEEGIPVSEVQRLCSVHTAIFKGSIEEIHRSSKPEEQPGHPVHTFKLENREIERHVNFRLELHKDKFRREDSTDIVFKLVEDLNLLLDLDKHYSRKENLLFPYLEKYGIYGPTKVMWGVDDAIRAMIKKVKEKLLSYNGDRADKDILIIDLERVITEVNEMIFKEENILLPMALEKLTEDEWVKIAAESDEIGYCLTAPEQKWVPERVPLPYDEGTEVAENGQLPEGLIRFETGILTAAQLEAIMNHLPVDLTFIDEQDVVRYFSHGKERIFARTKAVIGRTVQNCHPPQSVHVVNELLADFKAGRKDAEDFWIPFKDKLVYIRYFAVRSAEGRYMGTLEFTQNIAPIQALEGQKRILS, translated from the coding sequence ATGAGCGAAATGATCAACAACCGCGAGCATGCAGTACGAGAGCAAGGACGCCGGCAAGAACTGCTGAAGCAGATCATTAAGGAGCTGCATGAAGGGAAGAGCGTGGAGGAGGTCAAAACCCGGTTCGAGGAAGCAGTCGGGGACGTGACAGTAGCGGAAATATCGGCAATGGAGCAAGCCTTGATGGAGGAGGAGGGTATTCCAGTCTCCGAGGTGCAGCGCCTGTGCTCTGTGCACACGGCTATTTTTAAAGGCTCGATTGAGGAAATTCACCGTTCGTCCAAGCCGGAGGAGCAGCCGGGGCATCCTGTTCATACCTTTAAGCTGGAGAATCGCGAGATTGAGCGGCATGTCAATTTCCGGCTGGAGCTGCATAAGGACAAATTCCGCCGGGAGGACAGCACGGATATCGTCTTTAAGCTGGTGGAAGATTTAAATCTGCTGCTGGATCTCGATAAACACTATAGCCGCAAGGAAAATTTGCTGTTCCCGTATTTAGAGAAATACGGCATCTATGGCCCGACCAAGGTGATGTGGGGTGTAGACGATGCCATTCGTGCGATGATTAAGAAAGTAAAAGAGAAGCTCCTGAGTTACAACGGTGACCGCGCCGATAAGGATATACTCATCATCGATCTGGAGCGCGTGATTACTGAGGTAAACGAGATGATTTTCAAAGAAGAGAATATTTTGCTGCCGATGGCCTTGGAGAAGCTGACGGAGGACGAGTGGGTAAAAATAGCCGCCGAGAGCGATGAGATCGGCTATTGCCTGACTGCCCCGGAACAGAAGTGGGTTCCCGAGCGTGTGCCGCTCCCGTACGACGAAGGTACGGAGGTAGCGGAGAACGGCCAGCTTCCAGAGGGGCTGATCCGCTTCGAGACAGGAATTCTGACCGCCGCGCAGCTGGAAGCGATTATGAATCATCTGCCTGTGGATCTAACGTTCATTGACGAGCAGGATGTTGTCCGGTATTTCTCGCATGGGAAGGAGCGCATTTTCGCCCGGACCAAGGCCGTCATCGGCCGTACGGTGCAAAACTGCCATCCTCCGCAAAGCGTGCATGTCGTGAATGAGCTGCTGGCGGATTTCAAGGCTGGGCGGAAAGATGCCGAGGATTTCTGGATTCCGTTCAAGGATAAGCTCGTTTATATCCGTTACTTTGCGGTTCGCAGCGCCGAAGGCAGATATATGGGCACCTTGGAATTCACGCAAAATATCGCGCCGATTCAAGCACTCGAAGGTCAGAAGCGAATATTGTCTTAA
- a CDS encoding ROK family glucokinase, whose translation MSEKIYIGVDLGGTAIKVGICNEEGQLLHTYEGPTEADKGADAVVSNIEQYVRHIVEQSPFDWEQVAGVGAGVAGFTDVREGIIILAPNVGLRDLPIREILEARLGKPVKIDNDANVAALGEAWGGAGKGIDHCVCATLGTGVGAGIIIHGKIYQGFAGFAGELGHMSVVPDLEAIQCGCGETGCLETVSSATGIIRMANDAVARGERTALSQVEKIMAKDVFDAAKAGDEVAIRIVNRAAFYLGKALAAVAVVLNPEVFIIGGGVSKAGDILFNEVRSVFQKLTPEVAARGVSIVPATLGNDAGMVGAAGLFTRS comes from the coding sequence ATGTCTGAAAAAATCTACATTGGTGTTGATCTTGGCGGGACTGCGATCAAAGTCGGCATCTGTAATGAGGAGGGGCAGCTTCTTCATACTTATGAAGGGCCAACCGAAGCTGATAAAGGTGCCGATGCCGTTGTAAGCAATATCGAGCAGTATGTCCGTCATATCGTGGAGCAATCTCCTTTTGACTGGGAACAGGTAGCAGGCGTCGGAGCTGGAGTTGCCGGATTTACGGACGTTCGCGAAGGAATCATCATTCTAGCACCGAATGTAGGTTTGAGGGATCTTCCGATTCGCGAGATTCTGGAGGCCCGCCTTGGCAAGCCTGTCAAAATAGACAATGATGCCAACGTTGCAGCGCTGGGCGAAGCCTGGGGCGGCGCGGGCAAGGGCATCGATCATTGCGTCTGCGCTACGCTGGGTACGGGAGTAGGCGCCGGCATTATTATTCATGGCAAAATCTATCAAGGCTTCGCCGGATTTGCGGGCGAACTAGGCCATATGTCTGTCGTTCCCGATCTGGAAGCGATTCAATGCGGCTGCGGCGAGACCGGCTGCCTGGAGACCGTATCCTCGGCAACGGGCATTATCCGGATGGCCAATGATGCGGTAGCCAGAGGAGAGCGCACGGCCTTGTCGCAAGTAGAGAAAATTATGGCGAAGGACGTATTCGATGCGGCGAAAGCCGGGGACGAAGTAGCGATTCGCATCGTGAACCGCGCCGCATTCTATTTGGGAAAAGCGCTGGCGGCTGTAGCTGTCGTGCTGAATCCGGAAGTGTTCATTATCGGCGGCGGCGTATCCAAGGCGGGGGACATCCTGTTCAATGAGGTGCGCAGCGTGTTCCAGAAGCTGACGCCGGAAGTAGCGGCAAGAGGGGTAAGCATTGTTCCTGCAACGCTCGGCAATGATGCCGGAATGGTTGGTGCCGCAGGCCTGTTCACGCGTTCCTAA
- the rapZ gene encoding RNase adapter RapZ, whose amino-acid sequence MSDKEKASVANLIIITGMSGAGKSLAVRSLEDLGFFCVDNLPPVLIPKFAELIEQSNGKIAKVALVIDLRGREFFTALSESLGYVKDHFTINCEILFLDATDSVLVQRYKESRRRHPLAPDGMPLDGIRLERKMLEELKLSATQVIDTSNIKPAQLKEKIISRFSHLESNHLSVNITSFGFKYGIPIDADLVFDVRFLPNPHYIEQLRPHTGQDSDVYDYVMKWPETQSFLTKLLDMLHFLLPQYHKEGKSQVIIAIGCTGGKHRSVAIAEYLGRMLGTSETETVRVSHRDEGRDRH is encoded by the coding sequence ATGTCAGACAAGGAGAAAGCTTCAGTAGCCAATTTGATTATCATTACAGGCATGTCGGGCGCAGGGAAGTCGCTCGCTGTCAGGAGCCTGGAAGATCTAGGATTCTTCTGCGTGGACAATTTGCCTCCAGTACTCATCCCCAAATTCGCTGAGCTGATCGAGCAATCGAATGGGAAAATCGCCAAGGTGGCACTGGTTATCGACCTGCGCGGCCGGGAGTTTTTTACTGCTTTATCTGAGTCGCTTGGCTATGTAAAAGATCATTTTACAATTAATTGTGAAATTTTATTTCTGGATGCGACCGATTCCGTGCTGGTGCAGCGCTATAAGGAAAGCCGCCGCCGCCACCCGCTTGCACCGGACGGCATGCCGCTCGACGGCATCCGGCTTGAGCGCAAAATGCTAGAGGAGCTGAAACTTTCTGCCACCCAGGTCATCGATACGAGCAATATCAAGCCTGCCCAGCTTAAAGAGAAGATCATTTCCCGCTTTTCTCATTTGGAGAGCAATCATTTATCCGTAAACATCACTTCCTTCGGATTTAAATACGGCATACCGATCGACGCCGATTTAGTCTTCGACGTCCGGTTTTTGCCAAACCCTCATTATATTGAGCAGCTTCGTCCACACACCGGACAAGACAGTGATGTATATGATTATGTTATGAAGTGGCCGGAGACACAGTCCTTCCTGACAAAACTGTTAGACATGCTGCATTTTCTGCTGCCTCAATATCATAAAGAGGGAAAAAGCCAGGTCATTATCGCCATTGGCTGTACCGGAGGGAAGCACCGTTCGGTCGCCATTGCCGAATATTTGGGCCGGATGCTCGGAACTAGTGAAACGGAGACGGTTCGCGTAAGCCATAGGGATGAGGGCCGAGACCGGCATTAA